The genomic stretch aggaattttatttatttattttagagaaTAATATAGCAATAATCATTAATTATAAACATTAAGATTTCACATTAATAAAGTGATTCTTTTCTCATACTGTACCAGCCTCAAATATGAGTTTTCTAGATTCATTGCAAATATTCAATCCAATGCAGTAATTTAACACTTCAATATGGTTGATTCTTATTAGATTATATTCTTGTTAACAGGTGTTCCTTGGACACAAAAATCTGgaattcattgaataatgaagaGGAATACAAAACAAAACTCTAACTTAAATACACTTAAATATATACGTTAattgttttatgttttaataatctCATTTCtcccatataaaaaataatctcaTTTCTAAATCAATCTATGAATTTATATTGACAATATGCTCATTACTCATATTATGACTCGTTAACTTAACACTAATATTTCTCCAATCATTATTACCTTCATGTGTTAATTTACTTCAAAGTATGTGATTGAATAAATCCTCCTCTAGCGTTGCGGGTTGAAGACTCCTTCTCCTTCCCCTTCTTCGACTAAATTTAGGTAGGGATTCAAAAAAAGAGTCGTTCCATCTCTTGTAATTGTGAATGTACTTTATCCAAATTTTGGCATTCTCTTTAATAATACATGCACGATTTTGTATTTGCCTCTATCAGCAAGTCAAATAACCTTTTAACGGAAGAGCTCTGATGCCCCTTTGATAGAACATTCCATACAAATAACAACTTAAAtagagtattattattattattattattattattattattattattattattattattattattattattaatttattttttttagcttttttaaattaataaaatttaattgtcGGTGTGTATGtgaattaaattcaattaataataattattaatggaTAATTGTGAGATTGTTTTTGAATTAACAGTGGAAGTTAAATTAGTTAATACTACTTTCCACCCCTGTAATATTGGCGAAATTTGCTTTACCCCCctgataatatatttttttttgttttccccatgtaatatttttttgtttggattaccccctaagcgtgtaatTTAAACACCAAATCTGGGGggcaaatcaaacaaaaaaatattacagggaGTAAATTTTAcacttagggggcaaaagacataGTATTTTTATACTTCAAGGGGCTGTtcgaaaaaaaaaattttacagaAAAAAAGCGAATTTCACCTATATTACATggggttttgtatatttaacccaagTTAAATTgggttataattatttttaaaattagtaaTGAAAGGTGGTTTTAAATACGTGTCCTATCAATAAATTTCAGTCCTACTTTTTAgtgattttataaattaaaataagattGGTAGCGGGAGTCTTGCAATCCTTATCAAGTACAAGCAGTGAGgcagtgtatatatatatgttggttTATTTACGGCAAATTCTAATCGAGAAACATGAGATCTCACAAACTCAAAAGAACAAATCCTAACATCTTCTCTTCCGCCGAACTTCCTTTTGATGTGATTTCAGAAATACTAGCTAGGTTATCGGTGAAGTCCCTTCTTCAATTCCGATGCGTCTCCAAATCATGGAAGTCACTCATCTCCGATCCAAAATTTGCTAAAAAGCACCTTAACTTGTCCACCACGCGCCGCCTCCTCCGTGTAAGCTACGACAGTCCCTCGCACAGGTTTATTTTAAATTCTTACTCCCTTCAATCCGTTTTCACAGATACAAACTATAACCTCACTCGATTCCAGTTTCCCCTCAATGTTATTTCTGAACGCTACTCCCATCACCTTGTTGGCTCTTGTGACAGAATTCTCTGTGTTGCCAATTATCGCATCTCCCCGGATTATAAACGTTTCGTTGTACTGTGGAATCCTTCTATTAGAAAATTTAAGGAATTGCCCCATTTTGAAAACCCAGCTGAGCTCTATCGCCTTCGGCTTCGTATGACATATGGCTTCGGCTATGATCATGTTTCTCATGATTACAAACTGCTTGTTCTTTACAAATGCCTCATTGAACACACAACTAGAGCAATGGTTTATACTTTCAAGACTGATTCTTGGAGAACCATTCAACCTTTCCCTTCAGATTTTGGTACTCTCCCTGATTATCCACAGGGAAGATATGGAAAATATGTAAGCAGTACAGTTAATTGGATGACCTGTCAACGCTCgattgtttcttttgatttagTCAACGAGTCTTATCGAAAGATTTTGCCTCCTCGACAACAAAGAGAACCTATATATTTGGGTTTGAGTGTGTTGAGGGATTGGTTAAGCATAATTTCGGATCATGATGTTTGGGTCATGAAGGAGTATGGAATTCGAGACTCTTGGACTAAATTGTTCAATGTTACTCACTTGTTAGATCCTCCATCTAATTCGATTCTGGCATACACActttaaaactaattttattgATTCTGGCATGGTTTCTAAAAGGTTTTCAATCTATAGTGTCATGGGATACGGATTCTCTAACGTTTGCGCGGCAACGTTAGAGTAACTTTCAATCAATGTGGACCATTTGTTTAATCTAAAGCTTCATGTTGTGCTatgtgtctttttttttttttaaacatgaaAAAAATGGACATTCAAAAAGAGAAAAGCATTTCCATCTTCATTCTCGCCTACGCCCGCCATCATCCAAGCCAAAAGGAGCACTACCTACAGGCTACAGCACCACTACCTCTTGTGAATGGTTATTCGTTCATCACCATTTCTCTCCTTTTCTGTATATATAGTATGATGGAAACTATAATTCTTCCC from Vicia villosa cultivar HV-30 ecotype Madison, WI linkage group LG4, Vvil1.0, whole genome shotgun sequence encodes the following:
- the LOC131595131 gene encoding F-box/kelch-repeat protein At3g23880-like, with product MRSHKLKRTNPNIFSSAELPFDVISEILARLSVKSLLQFRCVSKSWKSLISDPKFAKKHLNLSTTRRLLRVSYDSPSHRFILNSYSLQSVFTDTNYNLTRFQFPLNVISERYSHHLVGSCDRILCVANYRISPDYKRFVVLWNPSIRKFKELPHFENPAELYRLRLRMTYGFGYDHVSHDYKLLVLYKCLIEHTTRAMVYTFKTDSWRTIQPFPSDFGTLPDYPQGRYGKYVSSTVNWMTCQRSIVSFDLVNESYRKILPPRQQREPIYLGLSVLRDWLSIISDHDVWVMKEYGIRDSWTKLFNVTHLLDPPSNSILAYTL